The Gadus macrocephalus chromosome 20, ASM3116895v1 genome includes a region encoding these proteins:
- the LOC132448599 gene encoding LOW QUALITY PROTEIN: putative uncharacterized protein FLJ46204 (The sequence of the model RefSeq protein was modified relative to this genomic sequence to represent the inferred CDS: inserted 3 bases in 2 codons) produces the protein MKTSLLAGSWIPTVLNTASYSHSVYHPPTHTVYHPPTHTVYHPHTHTVYHPHTHTVYHPHTHTVYHTHTHTVYHTHTVYHTHTVYHTHTVYHTILILTLYTILTLYTXYSHCIPYHTHTHTVYHTHTVYHTHTHTVYHTHTVYHSHTHTVYXYSYSHCIHTHTVNHTHTHTVYHTHTHTVYHTHTVYHTHTHTEYHTHTHTVCHTHTQSHCIPY, from the exons ATGAAGACCTCTCTGTTAGCGGGCTCATGGATACCAACAGTCCTGAACACGGCCTCATACAGTCATAGTGTATACCATCCTCCTACTCACACTGTATACCATCCTCCTACTCACACTGTATACCATCCTCATACTCACACTGTATACCATCCTCATACTCACACTGTATACCATCCTCATACTCACACTGTATACCATACTCATACTCACACTGTATACCATACTCACACTGTATACCATACTCACACTGTATACCATACTCACACTGTATACCATACCATACTCATACTCACACTGTATACCATACTCACACTGTATAC ATACTCACACTGTATACCATACCATACTCATACTCACACTGTATACCATACTCACACTGTATACCATACTCATACTCACACTGTATACCATACTCACACTGTATACCATAGTCATACTCACACTGTAT CATACTCATACTCACACTGTATACATACTCACACTGTAAACCATACTCATACTCACACTGTATACCATACTCATACTCACACTGTTTACCATACTCACACTGTATACCATACTCATACTCACACTGAATACCATACTCATACTCACACTGTATGCCATACTCATACACAGTCACACTGTATACCATACTAA